A genome region from Halorussus pelagicus includes the following:
- a CDS encoding methyl-accepting chemotaxis protein, with the protein MAKISTESDDEVAVAPGELNARKSLVGFDDTDSETLAGLSLDHREGAIVDRLLEAYETREEVDDEQAAALADLGVSLTAAEFDADGFAARGRFGAAHDAVGLSRSAYLCSHARWFEAVLPALRESLEADIERAVRELAPTSEGDGENEETATDGGAVVADDASAGDLDVLVEQVNTHIGETFEEVSSLARLFALDAGVGLDAYESDEDGDEDLQAEVERLREENEELAQQNDDLEQRLDRAQAVGEKTQATVADLDESSEDVNQSAQEISQLTDEQSDRMSQIASEVSKQSATIEEIAASADEVGEQSREAQQLAEEGQELGQRAIEATKETDEARESIVEDAQALQNAVEEIGDAVDMINDVADQTNLLALNASIEAARAGEAGDGFAVVAEEVKTLAEESQTRASEIESMVGRIEDRAQSTLDSLGESERSIADTVDAVEQTGDKLERIVDAATETATGMGEITDATDQQAASTEEVASMIDDAADKADRVSEEVDTIATATEEQVMMITDLDDTVSKL; encoded by the coding sequence ATGGCCAAAATCTCAACCGAATCAGACGACGAAGTCGCGGTCGCTCCGGGCGAACTCAACGCGCGAAAGTCTCTCGTCGGGTTCGACGATACCGACTCCGAAACGCTCGCGGGTCTCTCCCTCGACCACCGAGAGGGCGCAATCGTGGACCGCCTTCTGGAAGCGTACGAGACCCGCGAGGAGGTGGACGACGAGCAGGCCGCGGCGCTCGCGGACCTCGGCGTTTCGCTGACCGCCGCGGAGTTCGACGCCGACGGATTCGCCGCTCGGGGACGGTTCGGCGCGGCCCACGACGCGGTCGGTCTGTCACGGTCGGCGTATCTCTGCAGTCACGCTCGCTGGTTCGAGGCGGTCCTCCCCGCCCTGCGCGAATCGCTCGAAGCGGATATCGAGCGAGCGGTCCGAGAACTCGCGCCGACGAGCGAGGGCGACGGCGAGAACGAGGAAACGGCGACCGACGGGGGCGCGGTCGTCGCCGACGACGCGAGCGCAGGCGACCTCGACGTACTGGTCGAGCAGGTCAACACCCACATCGGCGAGACGTTCGAGGAAGTCTCCTCGCTCGCGCGCCTGTTCGCGCTCGACGCGGGCGTCGGTCTCGACGCCTACGAGAGCGACGAAGACGGCGACGAGGACCTGCAAGCGGAGGTCGAGCGACTGCGCGAAGAGAACGAGGAGCTAGCTCAACAGAACGACGACCTCGAACAGCGACTCGACCGCGCGCAGGCGGTCGGCGAGAAGACCCAAGCGACCGTGGCCGACTTGGACGAGTCCTCGGAGGACGTGAACCAGAGCGCCCAAGAAATCAGTCAACTCACCGACGAGCAGTCTGACCGGATGAGCCAGATTGCCAGCGAGGTCTCCAAGCAGAGCGCCACCATCGAGGAGATAGCGGCCAGCGCCGACGAGGTCGGCGAGCAGAGCCGCGAGGCCCAACAACTCGCCGAAGAGGGCCAAGAACTCGGCCAGCGCGCCATCGAGGCGACCAAGGAGACCGACGAGGCCCGCGAGAGCATCGTCGAGGACGCCCAAGCGCTCCAGAACGCCGTGGAGGAAATCGGCGACGCCGTGGACATGATAAACGACGTGGCCGACCAGACCAACCTGCTCGCGCTCAACGCCTCCATCGAGGCCGCCCGCGCGGGCGAGGCCGGAGACGGGTTCGCGGTCGTCGCCGAGGAGGTCAAGACCCTCGCCGAGGAGTCCCAGACCCGCGCCTCCGAAATCGAGTCGATGGTCGGACGCATCGAGGACCGCGCCCAGAGTACGCTCGACAGTCTCGGCGAGAGCGAACGCTCCATCGCCGATACGGTAGATGCGGTCGAGCAGACCGGCGACAAGTTAGAGCGCATCGTGGACGCCGCCACCGAGACGGCGACCGGGATGGGCGAGATTACCGACGCGACCGACCAGCAGGCCGCCAGCACGGAAGAGGTCGCCAGCATGATAGACGACGCCGCGGACAAGGCCGACCGAGTCTCCGAAGAGGTGGACACCATCGCCACCGCGACCGAGGAGCAGGTGATGATGATTACCGACCTCGACGACACGGTCTCGAAGCTGTAG
- a CDS encoding cupin domain-containing protein — MGLDRYPDLDPDDGQLIDTEVAVTDDVLVKAFALGPGAELSPHEHADATNVFHVLEGAVTVIQGDDEETVQAPGVVLHDRGEVHGARNETDKRAVLTASLCPFPS; from the coding sequence ATGGGACTCGACCGCTACCCGGACCTCGACCCGGACGACGGACAGCTTATAGATACGGAAGTAGCCGTGACCGACGACGTGCTGGTGAAGGCGTTCGCGCTCGGTCCCGGCGCGGAGCTATCGCCCCACGAACACGCCGACGCGACCAACGTTTTCCACGTCCTCGAAGGCGCGGTCACGGTGATTCAGGGTGACGACGAGGAGACAGTTCAGGCTCCCGGCGTCGTCCTCCACGACCGCGGCGAGGTTCACGGCGCGCGCAACGAGACCGACAAGCGAGCGGTGCTGACCGCGAGTCTCTGCCCGTTTCCGTCCTGA